The Lottiidibacillus patelloidae genome window below encodes:
- a CDS encoding PIN domain-containing protein: MIYLLIDTNTIMNDVNLFSKIKDNEVNVVICTTVLDELDKLKLNSDHIKSHKAREASRNIESKKNDNNLYITNKIKRNVSFDLKVPDNRIIAHAMFLKEDGKNVVLFSEDRNLRLKASAIGIELQVISQLSELEQFTKEVNLSGEVVSEKRINSVIQVLDKWESSISQTPNETDDEFTKRLKITTFPVGYIKQMNEVFFDKYVFYHCEWNELLPIEFPKTNNLFLRIKKEEVQAINNLKYTDISIIYCSFIFNNGVIYADLETLSLTLLGEERKLTPILLTKTAYETNEEYNMRLLKLGPIPMGYANSLDDLYNHPNEKIIPLSLDVTPWNSFISFKSLVVFNIAPQKLSKFNNTSRPIIYAQFDVCTIKSEQLAVTELYLQDGRKKYTVASAKPKLSLAIFTDGKKKLIDENKLLNKELVFDEIITLSLSLYLVKQKRKWGLIDNQGRILLSLSYTSINRISDNLLLIEKGKKYGISTLSGEILLKPKFKEFVPFDGYYKVTQDKHEYLLDQNLKKVGRKLYSNNANKYIWSVQDNEKYILLDKDGLSINDLKFNYIEKLHKHLITVKENDKYGVIDLTRANEYVINAEYDSFLWLEKEKLIEAKKAENIYIYNELGDKVGERINGLEDNDSPIFRMKEDHKYLILNAMFAPVMYESFEEVGLEFNNIIPVKQNKLWGAVSTSGHWLIQPKYEYIDRINKDVSFGVVDEDKEFITFSNGELLIEDLMIKSEYKVERMEKGFIVYYDPTILGQHELYYSCLDTKYVKGNVLDLNEFTKEGWNSIDITETGRSQISIDVSAKITIITVRKFASVGIIADLQEVVYVSEVTDLSSYITNGKAYISWSWPDNVTSALISFRSNKFSCNKADIPIDTIRKNRIDNQPSGQVIFEFENDNEYLLTAYCELNTNNSNYISMGTNLLVHQLQITKIHYSIIIKRDLFGGYKKLELHLEKEGNISKIPPLVLVKRYSTPPINRYDGTTIIKLEDIDFESSLKLVIVIPIDFIEPNSFVQLFYAANNQYNSIKLIPKTLKEIKLW, translated from the coding sequence ATGATATATTTATTAATAGATACAAATACTATAATGAATGATGTCAATTTATTTTCAAAAATCAAAGATAATGAAGTAAATGTAGTCATATGTACAACCGTCCTTGATGAATTAGATAAATTAAAACTAAATTCAGATCATATAAAGAGTCATAAGGCAAGAGAAGCTTCTAGAAATATTGAAAGCAAGAAGAATGATAACAATTTATATATAACGAATAAAATTAAAAGAAATGTATCTTTTGATTTAAAGGTTCCAGATAATAGAATTATTGCTCATGCGATGTTCTTAAAAGAAGATGGAAAGAATGTTGTTTTGTTTAGCGAGGATCGTAATCTTAGACTAAAAGCTTCGGCTATAGGAATAGAGCTACAAGTTATCTCTCAACTTAGTGAACTTGAACAATTTACAAAAGAAGTAAATTTGAGTGGAGAGGTTGTTTCGGAAAAAAGAATTAATTCTGTTATTCAAGTTTTAGATAAATGGGAAAGTTCTATTAGTCAAACCCCTAACGAAACAGATGACGAATTCACTAAGCGCTTGAAAATCACTACATTTCCAGTAGGGTATATAAAGCAGATGAATGAGGTTTTTTTTGATAAATATGTTTTTTATCACTGTGAATGGAATGAGTTATTACCAATTGAATTCCCAAAAACAAATAATCTTTTTTTAAGGATAAAAAAGGAAGAAGTCCAAGCAATCAACAACTTGAAATACACAGATATATCCATAATATATTGTAGCTTTATTTTTAACAATGGAGTTATATATGCAGATTTAGAAACACTTAGCTTAACATTATTAGGTGAAGAAAGAAAATTGACTCCTATATTACTAACAAAAACAGCTTATGAAACAAATGAAGAATATAATATGCGTTTGCTGAAATTAGGACCTATTCCTATGGGTTATGCTAACAGTTTAGATGATTTATACAACCACCCAAACGAAAAAATAATACCTTTATCTTTAGATGTTACACCTTGGAATTCTTTTATAAGCTTTAAATCGTTGGTTGTTTTTAATATTGCTCCACAAAAATTGAGTAAATTTAATAACACCTCTCGACCTATAATTTACGCTCAATTTGATGTTTGTACAATAAAATCCGAGCAATTAGCAGTCACTGAATTGTATTTGCAAGATGGAAGGAAAAAGTATACGGTAGCTTCTGCTAAGCCTAAGTTGTCTCTTGCAATATTCACAGATGGTAAGAAAAAACTTATTGATGAAAATAAACTTTTAAATAAAGAGTTAGTTTTTGACGAAATAATAACACTTTCTTTATCACTATATCTAGTGAAACAAAAAAGAAAATGGGGTTTAATAGATAACCAAGGGAGGATTTTACTTTCTTTATCCTATACGAGTATAAATAGGATTTCTGATAATTTATTACTAATAGAAAAAGGGAAGAAATATGGTATTAGTACACTAAGTGGAGAGATTTTACTTAAACCAAAGTTTAAGGAGTTTGTTCCATTTGATGGTTACTATAAAGTGACACAAGATAAGCATGAATACTTATTAGATCAAAACTTAAAAAAGGTTGGAAGGAAACTTTATAGTAATAATGCAAATAAATATATATGGTCTGTGCAAGATAATGAGAAATATATTCTGTTAGATAAAGATGGGTTAAGCATAAATGACCTTAAATTTAATTACATAGAAAAACTACATAAACATTTGATAACTGTAAAAGAGAATGATAAATATGGGGTAATTGATCTCACAAGGGCAAATGAATACGTGATTAATGCTGAGTATGACTCATTTTTATGGCTTGAAAAAGAAAAATTAATTGAAGCTAAAAAAGCTGAAAACATATACATCTATAATGAATTAGGAGACAAAGTAGGGGAAAGAATTAATGGTCTTGAAGATAATGATTCACCAATTTTCAGAATGAAAGAGGATCATAAATATTTAATCTTAAATGCAATGTTTGCTCCAGTAATGTATGAGAGTTTTGAAGAGGTTGGCTTGGAATTTAATAACATTATACCAGTAAAACAAAATAAACTTTGGGGTGCGGTTTCAACTAGTGGACATTGGCTAATACAACCTAAGTACGAATATATAGATAGGATAAATAAAGATGTTAGTTTTGGTGTAGTAGATGAAGATAAAGAGTTTATTACGTTTTCTAATGGAGAACTATTGATTGAAGACTTAATGATTAAAAGTGAGTACAAGGTAGAAAGAATGGAAAAAGGATTCATAGTTTACTATGACCCAACTATTCTTGGACAACACGAACTATATTATTCTTGTTTAGATACAAAATATGTTAAAGGTAATGTGTTAGATTTAAATGAGTTTACAAAAGAGGGCTGGAACAGTATAGATATTACTGAGACAGGAAGATCTCAGATTAGTATAGACGTTAGTGCAAAGATAACTATAATTACGGTAAGGAAGTTTGCTTCTGTTGGAATAATCGCAGATTTACAAGAAGTTGTATATGTCTCAGAAGTTACTGATTTAAGTAGTTATATTACTAATGGCAAAGCATATATTAGTTGGTCATGGCCTGATAACGTTACGAGTGCCCTTATTAGTTTTAGAAGTAATAAATTCTCCTGTAACAAAGCAGATATACCAATAGATACAATTAGAAAAAATCGAATAGATAATCAACCTAGTGGACAAGTAATATTTGAGTTTGAAAACGATAATGAGTATTTACTTACTGCTTATTGTGAACTAAATACAAATAATTCAAACTATATATCAATGGGTACTAATCTATTAGTTCATCAACTACAGATCACAAAAATACATTACTCTATAATTATTAAAAGAGATCTTTTTGGAGGTTACAAAAAGCTTGAGTTACATCTAGAAAAAGAGGGGAACATATCAAAAATACCACCGTTAGTATTAGTTAAAAGATACTCTACTCCACCAATCAATAGATATGATGGAACGACTATTATTAAATTGGAAGATATTGATTTCGAGAGTTCTTTAAAATTAGTAATTGTTATACCGATTGATTTCATTGAGCCTAATTCTTTTGTACAACTTTTTTATGCTGCCAATAACCAATATAATTCAATCAAATTAATACCAAAAACATTAAAAGAAATCAAATTATGGTAA
- a CDS encoding TRAFAC clade GTPase domain-containing protein, with the protein MKKKMEAICPYCFTKLVKSKVFFKCCKETFPSKSISKMKGNCKSCKKTTTTRICGHCTAELPYTFGLQKEVVISVIGAKEAGKSHYIGVLLNKIMNEMGMAFHCALQPLSDETIRRYREDFHNPLFKNKETLQVTMSARSDKKVQRPLLYNLSFFGKNIFGKKVIKSVITLAFFDTAGEDMNDEDTMATVNKYIYNSSGIIFLLDPLQITEVRERLEGKIPLPYQNSEVEDLLSRTANLIKKGRDILPNQLINIPVAVSFSKMDALDDIIDGSSIVKNNSPHIESQAINKQDFEDVHHQMQNYITRFGGGHFISQINANFINYSCFGISALGSNPKDAKITNTLQPRRVEDPFLWLLWKNKIIS; encoded by the coding sequence ATGAAGAAAAAGATGGAAGCAATTTGTCCCTATTGCTTTACAAAATTGGTGAAGTCAAAAGTATTTTTTAAGTGTTGTAAGGAAACCTTTCCTAGTAAAAGCATTTCAAAAATGAAAGGTAATTGTAAATCATGTAAAAAAACAACAACTACAAGAATTTGTGGGCATTGTACTGCAGAGCTTCCGTATACCTTTGGGCTACAAAAGGAAGTTGTTATTTCCGTAATAGGAGCAAAAGAAGCTGGAAAGAGTCACTACATAGGGGTGTTGTTAAATAAAATTATGAATGAAATGGGCATGGCTTTTCATTGTGCCCTACAGCCTTTAAGTGATGAAACAATAAGAAGATACCGGGAAGATTTCCATAATCCTCTATTTAAAAACAAAGAAACACTTCAAGTGACTATGTCTGCTCGAAGTGATAAGAAAGTACAAAGACCATTGTTGTACAACTTATCATTTTTTGGAAAGAATATTTTCGGGAAAAAAGTAATAAAATCTGTCATTACATTGGCATTCTTTGATACTGCAGGAGAAGACATGAATGATGAAGATACTATGGCAACAGTAAATAAATATATTTATAATTCATCAGGTATTATTTTTTTATTAGACCCACTACAGATTACTGAAGTAAGAGAACGCCTAGAAGGTAAAATTCCTTTGCCATACCAAAATTCTGAGGTAGAAGACTTGTTGTCTCGTACTGCAAACTTAATTAAAAAAGGTAGAGATATATTACCAAATCAGCTTATAAATATTCCTGTGGCAGTCTCTTTTTCAAAAATGGACGCATTAGATGATATTATCGATGGATCTTCCATCGTTAAAAACAATTCACCACATATTGAAAGCCAGGCTATAAATAAACAAGACTTTGAAGATGTACATCATCAAATGCAAAACTATATTACAAGATTCGGTGGCGGACATTTTATTAGTCAAATAAATGCTAATTTCATAAATTATTCTTGTTTTGGAATAAGTGCTTTAGGAAGTAACCCTAAAGATGCAAAAATTACTAATACTTTGCAACCGCGACGCGTTGAGGATCCATTTTTATGGTTATTGTGGAAAAATAAAATCATATCATAA